The Halopelagius longus genome has a segment encoding these proteins:
- a CDS encoding aldo/keto reductase: protein MTLRNESDTFDIGGELTVHRLGFGAMRLTGENIIGRPDDEEEAKRVLQTAVNLGVDFIDTADSYGPGVSERLIRESLAPYPDDLVVATKGGLLRNRDGDWLARGDPDYLRNAHLASQDRLGVDAIDLYQFHRPDPDVDFEESVTALAELKDEGVIRHVGLSNVSVEQLETARDIVEIATVQNRYNIADRESQDVLDACEDYDIGFIPWAPISATDFEDKESALVEVASEHDENEYQIALAWLLEQSPVMLPIPGTSSVEHLKQNVAATRVDLREDEMARLNE, encoded by the coding sequence ATGACGCTTCGCAACGAGAGCGACACCTTCGACATCGGCGGCGAACTGACCGTCCACCGCCTCGGCTTCGGCGCGATGCGACTCACCGGCGAGAACATCATCGGCAGGCCGGACGACGAGGAGGAGGCGAAGCGTGTCCTCCAGACGGCGGTGAACCTCGGCGTCGACTTCATCGACACCGCCGACTCCTACGGGCCGGGCGTGAGCGAACGACTCATCCGGGAATCGCTCGCGCCGTACCCGGACGACCTCGTGGTGGCGACGAAGGGCGGCCTGCTTCGGAACCGCGACGGCGATTGGCTCGCCCGCGGCGACCCGGACTACCTCCGCAACGCGCACCTCGCCAGTCAGGACCGACTCGGCGTTGACGCCATCGACCTCTATCAGTTCCACCGCCCGGACCCCGACGTCGACTTCGAGGAGTCCGTGACGGCGCTGGCGGAACTGAAAGACGAGGGCGTGATACGGCACGTCGGCCTGAGCAACGTCTCCGTCGAGCAGTTGGAGACGGCGCGCGACATCGTCGAGATCGCTACCGTCCAGAACCGCTACAACATCGCCGACCGGGAGTCGCAGGACGTCCTCGACGCCTGCGAGGACTACGACATCGGCTTCATCCCGTGGGCCCCCATCAGCGCGACCGACTTCGAGGACAAAGAGTCGGCGCTGGTGGAGGTTGCGAGCGAACACGACGAGAACGAGTACCAGATAGCGCTGGCGTGGTTGCTGGAGCAGTCGCCGGTGATGCTTCCGATTCCGGGCACGTCGAGCGTCGAACACCTCAAGCAGAACGTCGCCGCGACGCGGGTCGACCTGCGCGAAGACGAGATGGCGCGCCTGAACGAGTGA
- a CDS encoding aminotransferase class V-fold PLP-dependent enzyme encodes MTSPADLRAQIPTLDRVRYMNAGASGPSPKPVVEAAESMLRRHEFDSHAEEGPYPLASETYEEVRGVVADFLGAGDSEIALTQSTADGITSIASAIEWEPGDTVVRTDLEHPAGVLPWAALEREGVDARVVESEGGRIDREAYAEAVRDAKLVCLSALTWNYGTHLPVSELVDIAHESGAFVLVDAVQVPGHARFDVTDWGADAVAAAGHKWLLGTWGAGFLYVEESVANELHPGAVGYRSVETPTAESYEFKRGAPRFEVGTTNLAPYAALREAIRTMEDVGLDAVERRIDELAARLAEGVPDDRLVSPASPESGLVSFTVEDPERTVEALKERGFVLRSIPAPEGAVRASLHVYNTEEDVDRLLDALDDAGW; translated from the coding sequence ATGACCTCGCCCGCCGACCTGCGCGCGCAGATTCCGACGCTCGACCGGGTTCGGTACATGAACGCCGGTGCCAGCGGACCGAGTCCGAAACCCGTCGTCGAAGCGGCGGAGTCGATGCTCCGGCGACACGAGTTCGACTCCCACGCCGAGGAGGGACCGTACCCGCTGGCGTCCGAGACGTACGAGGAGGTTCGGGGCGTCGTCGCGGATTTTCTCGGCGCGGGCGACTCGGAAATCGCGCTGACGCAGAGCACCGCCGACGGCATCACCAGCATCGCCTCCGCGATCGAGTGGGAGCCGGGTGATACGGTGGTCAGAACCGACCTCGAACATCCGGCGGGAGTCCTGCCGTGGGCGGCCCTCGAACGCGAGGGCGTCGACGCGCGCGTCGTCGAGAGCGAGGGCGGCCGAATCGACCGCGAGGCGTACGCCGAAGCGGTTCGCGACGCGAAACTCGTCTGTCTCAGCGCCCTCACGTGGAACTACGGCACCCACCTCCCCGTCTCGGAGTTGGTCGACATCGCCCACGAGTCGGGGGCGTTCGTCCTCGTGGACGCCGTGCAGGTTCCCGGCCACGCCCGGTTCGACGTGACCGACTGGGGCGCGGACGCCGTCGCCGCCGCCGGGCACAAGTGGCTTCTCGGGACGTGGGGCGCGGGCTTCCTCTACGTCGAGGAGTCGGTGGCGAACGAACTCCACCCCGGCGCGGTCGGTTATCGGAGCGTCGAGACGCCGACCGCGGAGTCGTACGAGTTCAAGCGGGGTGCGCCCCGGTTCGAAGTCGGGACGACGAACCTCGCCCCGTACGCGGCGCTTCGAGAGGCGATTCGGACGATGGAGGACGTGGGACTGGACGCCGTCGAACGCCGAATCGACGAACTGGCCGCGCGCCTCGCCGAGGGCGTCCCCGACGACCGCCTCGTCAGTCCGGCGTCGCCCGAGTCGGGACTCGTCTCGTTCACCGTCGAGGACCCCGAGCGAACGGTCGAGGCCCTGAAGGAGCGCGGGTTCGTCCTGCGGTCGATTCCGGCCCCGGAGGGCGCGGTACGGGCGTCTTTGCACGTCTACAACACCGAAGAGGACGTCGACCGTCTCCTCGACGCGTTGGACGACGCGGGGTGGTAA
- the msrA gene encoding peptide-methionine (S)-S-oxide reductase MsrA encodes MSETRTATLAGGCFWCVEAPMKELVGVESVTSGYAGGHVENPSYEEVCSETTGHAEVVQVEFDSDEISFRELLDVFFAIHDPTTENRQGPDVGSQYRSAIFYHDDDQRRVAEETIQELESEGVYDGIVTEVEPLDAFYEAEEHHQDYYEKNPNQPYCAVQIPPKLEKVKEKFGEKVRGVQ; translated from the coding sequence ATGAGCGAAACTCGAACCGCCACGCTGGCCGGCGGATGTTTCTGGTGCGTCGAAGCCCCGATGAAGGAGTTGGTAGGCGTCGAGTCCGTCACCTCGGGGTACGCGGGCGGCCACGTGGAGAACCCCTCCTACGAGGAGGTCTGTTCGGAGACGACCGGTCACGCGGAGGTCGTACAGGTCGAGTTCGACTCCGACGAAATCTCCTTCCGGGAACTGCTCGACGTGTTCTTCGCCATCCACGACCCGACGACGGAGAACCGGCAGGGGCCGGACGTGGGGTCGCAGTACCGCTCTGCGATATTCTACCACGACGACGACCAACGGCGCGTCGCCGAGGAGACCATCCAGGAACTCGAATCCGAAGGCGTCTACGACGGCATCGTCACCGAAGTCGAACCGTTGGACGCGTTCTACGAGGCCGAGGAGCACCACCAGGACTACTACGAGAAGAACCCGAACCAGCCCTACTGCGCGGTGCAGATTCCGCCGAAACTGGAGAAGGTCAAAGAGAAGTTCGGCGAGAAGGTCCGCGGCGTGCAGTAA
- a CDS encoding SDR family oxidoreductase, translating to MDLRLDGNAALVTASSSGLGKAAARALAAEGANVVMNGRDEDRLDDAVADVRADAAEGATVVGQPGDLTVPEDIEALVDRTVEEFGGIDHLVTSAGGPPSGPFLETTDEDWYDAFDLLVMSVVRLVRESADHLRADGGGTIVNITSRSVKEAIDGLVLSNSVRMGVIGLEKTLSKELAPEVRANAVLPGSHETPRIEELIEQGVERGDYDSYEEGLDDWGDDVPLGHIGDPMDLGRTVAFLSSPLSEYVDGVAVPIDGGSGASNL from the coding sequence ATGGACCTTCGACTCGACGGAAACGCGGCGTTGGTGACGGCATCGAGTAGCGGCCTCGGAAAGGCGGCGGCGCGGGCACTCGCCGCGGAAGGGGCGAACGTCGTGATGAACGGGCGCGACGAGGACAGACTGGACGACGCCGTCGCGGACGTCCGGGCGGACGCCGCCGAGGGCGCGACGGTGGTCGGCCAACCCGGCGACCTGACCGTCCCCGAGGACATCGAGGCGTTGGTGGACCGGACCGTCGAGGAGTTCGGCGGCATCGACCACCTCGTCACCTCCGCGGGCGGGCCGCCCAGCGGACCGTTCCTCGAGACGACGGACGAAGACTGGTACGACGCGTTCGACCTCCTCGTGATGAGCGTCGTCCGCCTCGTCCGCGAGTCGGCGGACCACCTGCGCGCCGACGGCGGCGGTACCATCGTCAACATCACCTCCCGGAGCGTCAAGGAGGCCATCGACGGCCTCGTCCTCTCGAACTCGGTCCGGATGGGCGTCATCGGACTGGAGAAGACGCTCTCGAAGGAACTCGCCCCCGAGGTTCGCGCCAACGCCGTCCTCCCGGGTTCCCACGAGACGCCGCGCATCGAGGAACTCATCGAGCAAGGCGTCGAACGCGGCGACTACGACTCCTACGAGGAGGGACTGGACGACTGGGGCGACGACGTGCCCCTCGGCCACATCGGCGACCCGATGGATCTCGGCCGGACCGTCGCGTTCCTCTCGTCTCCGCTCTCGGAGTACGTAGACGGCGTGGCCGTCCCCATCGACGGCGGGTCGGGCGCTTCGAACCTCTGA
- a CDS encoding TetR/AcrR family transcriptional regulator: MTTDAVDEIMIATHRALRKRGYAELTMQDIADESELSKSALHYHFDGKHDLLVSFLEHLLDRFEERIADPDGENPAERLHSLVDTMVAPPEPRSDGFQTALLEIQAQAPHDEDYRERLERFDEAFVSRLRSLLAAGVEDGTFRDDADPDEAASLLATYLKGVQMRHVAAGHSLERSATVIHRHIDDRLVAGETTVVTPE, from the coding sequence ATGACGACAGACGCCGTTGACGAAATCATGATTGCGACGCACAGGGCGCTCCGCAAGCGCGGGTACGCGGAGCTGACGATGCAGGATATCGCGGACGAGTCGGAGCTGAGCAAGTCGGCGCTCCACTACCACTTCGACGGCAAACACGACCTTCTGGTCTCCTTTCTCGAACACCTCCTCGACCGGTTCGAGGAACGAATCGCCGACCCCGACGGCGAGAACCCGGCAGAGCGTCTCCACTCGCTCGTCGATACGATGGTGGCACCGCCGGAACCGCGGAGCGACGGCTTTCAGACGGCGCTGCTGGAAATTCAGGCGCAGGCTCCCCACGACGAGGACTACCGCGAACGACTCGAACGCTTCGACGAGGCGTTCGTCTCGCGGCTTCGCTCGCTCCTCGCCGCGGGCGTCGAGGACGGCACGTTCCGCGACGACGCGGACCCCGACGAGGCGGCGTCGCTGCTGGCGACGTACCTCAAGGGCGTCCAGATGCGGCACGTCGCCGCCGGCCACTCCCTCGAACGGAGCGCGACGGTCATCCACCGGCACATCGACGACCGTCTCGTCGCCGGAGAGACGACGGTGGTGACCCCCGAATGA
- a CDS encoding MATE family efflux transporter — MSLRDRLGSVFKGREEFDLTEGGIGWPLFYLSLPIVITNLLQTAYNLADTFWLGQYSTNALAAISFGFPMVFLLISLGMGLSVAGSVLVAQHVGADEESEAEYAASQTVSITLVGSVFLGVAGFFAVGTFLDLLGASEAVLPLATDYMEVISLGLPFMFGFLVFISLMRGYGDTITPMLVMFGSVVLNIFIDPFLIFGFENNPLFGMLGLRGVESQLLAMTGFTGSGIEGAAIATVFSRALALVVGLAIMFRGARGVQIRLPQMRPDFSFARKLFAIGAPASVEGTGRALSINLLLVIVAMFPPTVVAAYGIGTRVFSVIFLPAIAVARGVETMTGQNIGAGKEHRAEQSANFAAKVMFVVLSLLGVGAWFGARPVIAVFTTDPAVVDVGASFLRYVAPTFGFIGIMRSYTGSFRGAGETLTAAAISITMLGFIRLPVAWFGAQEFGSSGIWLAFAVSNAVGAVIAVAWYRRGTWQEGSLTRPTPADD, encoded by the coding sequence ATGAGCCTCAGAGACCGACTCGGGAGCGTGTTCAAGGGCCGCGAGGAGTTCGACCTCACCGAGGGCGGCATCGGGTGGCCGCTGTTCTACCTCTCGCTTCCCATCGTCATCACGAACCTCCTCCAGACGGCGTACAACCTCGCGGACACGTTCTGGCTCGGCCAGTACAGCACGAACGCCTTGGCGGCCATCAGCTTCGGCTTCCCGATGGTGTTCCTGCTCATCTCGCTCGGGATGGGCCTCTCCGTCGCCGGGAGCGTCCTCGTCGCCCAACACGTCGGCGCGGACGAGGAGAGCGAAGCGGAGTACGCCGCCTCCCAGACGGTGAGCATCACGCTCGTCGGGTCGGTGTTCCTCGGCGTCGCCGGCTTCTTCGCCGTCGGGACGTTTCTCGACCTTCTCGGGGCGTCGGAGGCGGTGCTCCCCCTCGCGACGGACTACATGGAGGTCATCTCGCTCGGGTTGCCGTTCATGTTCGGCTTCCTCGTGTTCATCTCGCTGATGCGGGGGTACGGCGACACCATCACGCCGATGCTCGTGATGTTCGGGTCGGTGGTGCTGAACATCTTCATCGACCCGTTCCTCATCTTCGGCTTCGAGAACAACCCGCTGTTCGGCATGCTCGGCCTCCGCGGCGTCGAGTCGCAGTTGTTGGCGATGACCGGCTTCACAGGCTCGGGCATCGAAGGCGCGGCCATCGCCACGGTGTTCTCGCGCGCGTTGGCGCTCGTCGTCGGCCTCGCAATCATGTTTCGGGGCGCTCGCGGCGTCCAGATCCGCCTCCCGCAGATGCGCCCGGACTTCTCGTTCGCGCGGAAGCTGTTCGCCATCGGCGCTCCCGCCTCCGTCGAGGGGACGGGACGTGCGCTCTCTATCAACCTGCTCTTGGTCATCGTCGCCATGTTCCCGCCCACCGTCGTCGCCGCGTACGGCATCGGGACGCGGGTGTTCTCGGTTATCTTCCTCCCCGCGATAGCCGTCGCCCGCGGCGTCGAGACGATGACCGGCCAGAACATCGGCGCGGGCAAGGAACACCGGGCCGAACAGAGTGCGAACTTCGCGGCGAAGGTGATGTTCGTCGTGCTGAGTCTGCTCGGCGTCGGCGCGTGGTTCGGCGCGCGGCCGGTCATCGCCGTCTTCACCACCGACCCGGCAGTCGTGGACGTGGGCGCGTCGTTCCTCCGCTACGTCGCGCCGACGTTCGGCTTCATCGGCATCATGCGCTCGTACACGGGGAGCTTCCGCGGCGCGGGCGAGACGCTCACCGCGGCGGCCATCTCCATCACCATGCTCGGCTTCATCCGCCTCCCCGTCGCGTGGTTCGGCGCTCAGGAGTTCGGCTCGTCGGGTATCTGGCTCGCCTTCGCCGTCTCGAACGCCGTCGGCGCGGTCATCGCAGTCGCGTGGTACCGGCGGGGGACGTGGCAGGAGGGCTCTCTCACCCGTCCCACCCCGGCGGACGACTGA
- a CDS encoding DUF5786 family protein has protein sequence MGFGSYDESEQQQPTDNDDDDGEGVSVHENDHDGSVSVESDVSTDDLVSRLGEMRDDEEDEE, from the coding sequence ATGGGTTTTGGAAGCTACGACGAGTCCGAGCAACAGCAACCGACCGACAACGACGATGACGACGGTGAGGGCGTCAGCGTCCACGAGAACGACCACGACGGATCCGTCAGCGTCGAGTCCGACGTTTCGACCGACGACCTGGTGAGTCGACTCGGCGAGATGCGCGACGACGAGGAAGACGAAGAGTAA
- a CDS encoding ferritin-like domain-containing protein codes for MHDDQNEDRESKQSAETNDSRRRFLAGSAGTIGALTLGGAFGTGSVLATDDESDESAPQETMDHAFEDDIAILNYALTLEYLEAAFYRRALENMDQDELLCDYLDKLPEWVRERIYDEITVIRDHEETHVEYLTEVINDLGGEPVEEPEFDFGSAVEDPAEFIQTAAVLEDTGVAAYAGAAPSIEDESLLPPALSIHSVEARHASFVRELGGEIGFPEAFDDPLPKDEVLDAASQFIVTE; via the coding sequence GTGCACGACGACCAAAACGAGGACCGAGAATCGAAGCAAAGCGCGGAAACGAACGACAGTCGCCGGCGATTCCTCGCGGGGTCCGCAGGCACGATTGGTGCCCTCACGCTCGGCGGTGCGTTCGGCACCGGATCGGTGCTGGCCACCGACGACGAGAGCGACGAATCGGCGCCGCAAGAGACGATGGACCACGCCTTCGAGGACGACATCGCGATTCTGAACTACGCGCTCACCCTCGAATACTTGGAGGCCGCCTTCTACCGGCGGGCTCTGGAGAACATGGACCAAGACGAGTTGCTGTGCGACTACCTCGATAAACTGCCCGAGTGGGTTCGAGAGCGGATTTACGACGAAATCACCGTCATCCGAGACCACGAGGAGACCCACGTGGAGTACCTCACCGAGGTCATCAACGACTTGGGCGGCGAACCCGTCGAAGAACCCGAGTTCGACTTCGGGTCGGCCGTCGAGGACCCGGCCGAGTTCATCCAGACCGCCGCGGTACTCGAAGACACCGGCGTCGCGGCGTACGCGGGTGCCGCACCGTCCATCGAGGACGAGAGCCTCCTCCCGCCCGCACTGAGCATCCACAGCGTCGAGGCACGTCACGCCTCGTTCGTGCGCGAACTCGGCGGAGAGATAGGGTTCCCCGAGGCGTTCGACGACCCCCTGCCGAAGGACGAAGTCCTCGACGCGGCGAGCCAGTTCATCGTGACGGAGTAA
- a CDS encoding MoaD/ThiS family protein, translating to MEVTIRCYGGVAEAVGERSLTRVLEPSSTVGDVVDGLAAEFDDFEPRAFSDELTYRVNGGRADRGTCLSDGDAVVLSDAPRER from the coding sequence GTGGAAGTTACTATCCGGTGTTACGGGGGCGTCGCGGAGGCGGTGGGGGAGCGTTCGCTCACCCGCGTCCTCGAACCCTCCTCCACCGTCGGCGACGTGGTAGACGGCCTCGCCGCCGAGTTCGACGACTTCGAACCCCGGGCGTTCTCGGACGAGTTGACCTACCGGGTGAACGGCGGGCGCGCGGACCGCGGGACGTGTCTCAGCGACGGCGACGCCGTCGTCCTCTCGGACGCGCCGCGGGAGAGATGA
- a CDS encoding acyltransferase has product MTDQLGRDSDIHDGVTLGVGAGEDPVIGDEATIRSGSIVYSDVEIGDGFTTGHNVLVREETTIGDDVLLGTATVVDGRTTIGSGVSLQTRVYVPAETTIGDDVFVGPGAVLTNDPYPVRQDVELSGPTLEDHVSVGANATILPDVTVGEGSFVSAGAVVTEDVPPETLAVGVPAEQRPLPEPLDEENHIR; this is encoded by the coding sequence ATGACTGATCAATTAGGTAGGGATTCAGACATACACGACGGGGTGACGCTCGGAGTGGGAGCGGGAGAGGATCCGGTAATCGGCGACGAGGCGACGATTCGCTCCGGGAGCATCGTCTACTCGGACGTCGAGATCGGTGACGGATTCACGACCGGCCACAACGTTCTCGTCCGCGAGGAGACGACCATCGGTGACGACGTCTTGCTGGGCACGGCCACCGTCGTCGACGGGCGGACGACCATCGGTTCCGGCGTGAGTCTCCAGACGCGCGTCTACGTTCCGGCGGAGACGACGATAGGCGACGACGTGTTCGTCGGCCCCGGCGCGGTGTTGACGAACGACCCGTACCCCGTTCGGCAGGACGTAGAGCTATCCGGGCCGACGCTGGAAGACCACGTTTCGGTCGGCGCGAACGCGACGATTCTCCCCGACGTGACCGTCGGCGAGGGATCGTTCGTCTCCGCCGGGGCCGTCGTCACGGAGGACGTGCCCCCGGAGACGCTTGCAGTCGGTGTCCCCGCCGAACAGCGCCCCCTACCAGAACCACTCGACGAAGAAAACCACATCCGGTAA
- a CDS encoding DegT/DnrJ/EryC1/StrS family aminotransferase, translating to MTISISNPQLGQDEIERVTEVIEGGMLADGPEVRAFEDEFASYCGAEYAVATANGTTALHAALEALDVGPGDRVVTTPFTFIATANAITLSGAEPAFVDIDPETYNIDPDRLERRLRDGERVDAVVAVHLYGLPADVTRLRELADEYDFSLVEDAAQAHGATVDGERVGTFGDAACFSFYPTKNMTTGEGGMITTDDPDVAANAAQFVDHGRTEGYEHAEVGHNFRMTSIAAAIGRVQLDRLPTYTERRRENAETLTEELADSPVRTPTVPDGRTHVFHQYTIRYEDRDALKSELAERDVDAAVYYPVPLHRQEAYEHVTADAPESERAAEEVLSLPVHPGVSSDDARDVAGAVREVVR from the coding sequence ATGACGATATCAATCTCCAACCCGCAACTCGGGCAAGACGAGATAGAGCGCGTAACAGAGGTCATCGAGGGAGGTATGCTCGCCGACGGTCCGGAGGTCCGGGCCTTCGAAGACGAGTTCGCCTCGTACTGCGGTGCGGAGTACGCGGTAGCGACTGCGAACGGGACCACGGCGCTCCACGCTGCGCTCGAAGCGCTCGACGTCGGTCCCGGCGACCGAGTGGTGACGACGCCGTTCACGTTCATCGCCACCGCCAACGCCATCACGCTCTCCGGCGCGGAACCGGCGTTCGTCGATATCGACCCCGAGACGTACAACATCGACCCCGACCGACTGGAGCGACGCCTCCGCGACGGCGAACGGGTGGACGCCGTCGTCGCGGTTCACCTGTACGGCCTCCCGGCGGACGTGACGCGACTCCGGGAACTCGCAGACGAGTACGACTTCTCGCTGGTCGAGGACGCCGCGCAGGCGCACGGCGCGACGGTGGACGGCGAACGCGTCGGCACCTTCGGCGACGCGGCGTGCTTCTCCTTCTACCCGACGAAGAACATGACGACCGGCGAGGGCGGCATGATAACGACGGACGACCCCGACGTCGCCGCGAACGCCGCCCAGTTCGTCGACCACGGGCGCACCGAGGGCTACGAACACGCCGAGGTGGGCCACAACTTCCGGATGACGAGCATCGCCGCCGCCATCGGGCGCGTCCAACTCGACCGCCTGCCGACGTACACGGAGCGACGCCGGGAGAACGCCGAAACTCTCACCGAGGAACTGGCCGACTCGCCGGTCCGGACTCCGACGGTGCCGGACGGCCGAACGCACGTCTTTCACCAGTACACGATTCGCTACGAGGACCGGGACGCGCTCAAGTCGGAACTCGCCGAACGCGACGTGGACGCCGCCGTCTACTACCCGGTTCCGCTCCACCGGCAGGAAGCGTACGAGCACGTGACCGCCGACGCGCCGGAGAGCGAACGGGCGGCCGAGGAGGTTCTCTCGTTGCCCGTCCATCCGGGCGTCTCGTCGGACGACGCCCGCGACGTCGCGGGCGCGGTTCGGGAGGTGGTTCGATGA
- a CDS encoding Gfo/Idh/MocA family protein, protein MRAPDVTAGVVGVGSMGQNHVQVYSELASTDLVGVADADRERARSVAEEYGTSALSQVELLERADVVSIAVPTKYHAPIVRDCIDAGVDVLVEKPFVDDVEVGRELAAYADERDVVLQVGHIERFNPAVSALFDLLSDIEPVAVTANRLGPPLEGRQSGDDVVMDLMIHDIDVLLAMAGSEIASLSATGTEDQRYATAQIAFEDGLVSTLRASRITQRKIRTLEITAEECLVNIDYIDQSVRIHRQSHPEYRRDDGTIRYRHESVTERPMVNTGEPLKRELQSFVEASVNGDEPVVTAEDGIRAIEVAQRIRDEASGKRPEQIEARW, encoded by the coding sequence ATGAGAGCACCGGACGTCACCGCAGGCGTCGTCGGCGTCGGGTCGATGGGGCAGAACCACGTGCAGGTGTACTCTGAACTCGCGAGCACCGACCTCGTGGGCGTGGCGGACGCCGACCGGGAACGGGCGCGGTCCGTCGCCGAGGAGTACGGCACGTCGGCGCTCTCTCAAGTGGAACTGCTCGAACGGGCGGACGTGGTGTCCATCGCCGTCCCGACGAAGTACCACGCGCCGATAGTCCGCGACTGCATCGACGCGGGCGTGGACGTCCTCGTGGAGAAGCCGTTCGTGGACGACGTGGAAGTGGGCAGAGAACTCGCCGCCTACGCCGACGAACGGGACGTGGTGCTGCAGGTGGGACACATCGAACGGTTCAACCCCGCCGTCTCGGCGTTGTTCGACCTGCTGTCGGACATCGAACCCGTCGCCGTCACGGCGAACCGCCTCGGCCCGCCGTTGGAGGGCCGTCAGAGCGGCGACGACGTCGTGATGGACCTGATGATTCACGACATCGACGTGCTGTTGGCGATGGCCGGGTCGGAGATAGCGTCGCTGTCCGCCACCGGAACGGAGGACCAACGGTACGCGACGGCCCAGATAGCCTTCGAGGACGGACTCGTCAGCACGCTCCGGGCGAGTCGGATCACGCAGCGGAAGATTCGAACGCTCGAAATCACGGCGGAAGAGTGCCTCGTCAACATCGACTACATCGACCAGTCGGTTCGCATCCACCGCCAGTCGCACCCCGAGTACAGGCGCGACGACGGCACCATCCGCTACCGACACGAGAGCGTCACCGAACGCCCGATGGTGAACACGGGCGAACCGCTGAAGCGCGAACTCCAGTCGTTCGTGGAGGCGTCGGTGAACGGCGACGAACCCGTGGTCACCGCCGAGGACGGCATCCGCGCCATCGAAGTCGCACAGCGGATTCGAGACGAGGCGTCCGGGAAGCGCCCCGAACAGATAGAGGCGCGGTGGTAG
- a CDS encoding nucleotide sugar dehydrogenase, whose product MTGLYDAPLSEAERREAFLDGSVPVAVYGLGKMGLPLAGVYAETTGNVLGVDIDEDVVRGINDGECHVDREPGLDELVAEQVERGHLRATTAIDEAAAEAAHHVVIVPTPLTDDRTPDLSALEAVVRGIGSGIDPGDTVVVECTVPPGTCEQMVTSLVREEGGLEPGEYGVAFCPERTSSGRALKDIRGSHPKVVGGIDDESTRVAELVYGEITTNEVLPVSDATTAESVKLFEGLYRDVNIALANELARIRDELDIDVNEAIETANTQPFCDIHDPGPGVGGHCIPYYPYFVTTRVESETPLIHTAREVNDSMPEFTVRKVREELDATGRDAADATVLVLGLTYRPGVAETAATPAKPIIERLSGLGASVLAADPMLSGSDFEEFDATPVESDEVTETDPDAVVLVTPHEEFLTLDWDAFDDLVIIDGRDALGETETGHRVYTIGSG is encoded by the coding sequence GTGACGGGACTCTACGACGCCCCCCTCTCGGAGGCGGAACGGCGCGAGGCGTTCCTCGATGGGTCGGTTCCGGTCGCCGTCTACGGACTCGGGAAGATGGGACTTCCCCTCGCGGGCGTCTACGCGGAGACGACGGGCAACGTCCTCGGCGTGGACATCGACGAGGACGTGGTCCGCGGTATCAACGACGGCGAGTGCCACGTGGACCGAGAGCCCGGACTGGACGAACTCGTCGCAGAACAGGTCGAACGCGGCCACCTCCGCGCGACGACGGCCATCGACGAGGCGGCGGCCGAGGCCGCCCACCACGTCGTCATCGTCCCGACGCCGTTGACGGACGACCGGACCCCGGACCTCTCTGCGTTGGAGGCGGTCGTCCGCGGTATCGGGTCGGGCATCGACCCCGGCGACACCGTCGTGGTGGAGTGCACCGTCCCGCCGGGGACGTGCGAGCAGATGGTCACCTCCCTCGTCCGCGAGGAGGGCGGCCTCGAACCCGGCGAGTACGGCGTCGCGTTCTGCCCGGAGCGGACCTCTAGCGGGCGAGCGCTGAAGGACATCCGCGGGTCGCACCCGAAGGTCGTCGGCGGCATCGACGACGAGAGCACCCGCGTCGCGGAACTCGTCTACGGCGAGATAACGACGAACGAGGTGCTCCCCGTCTCGGACGCGACGACGGCGGAGTCCGTCAAACTGTTCGAGGGGCTCTACCGCGACGTGAACATCGCCTTGGCGAACGAGTTGGCCCGCATCCGCGACGAACTCGACATCGACGTGAACGAGGCCATCGAGACGGCCAACACGCAACCGTTCTGCGACATCCACGACCCCGGACCGGGCGTCGGCGGCCACTGCATCCCCTACTACCCGTACTTCGTCACCACACGGGTGGAGAGCGAGACGCCGCTAATCCACACCGCTCGGGAGGTCAACGACAGCATGCCCGAGTTCACCGTCCGGAAGGTCCGCGAGGAACTCGACGCGACCGGTCGCGACGCCGCCGACGCCACCGTCCTCGTGTTGGGCCTCACCTACCGTCCCGGCGTCGCGGAGACGGCGGCGACGCCCGCGAAACCCATCATCGAGCGACTCTCCGGCCTCGGCGCGAGCGTCCTCGCCGCGGACCCGATGCTGTCGGGATCGGACTTCGAGGAGTTCGACGCCACGCCCGTCGAGAGCGACGAGGTGACGGAGACGGACCCCGACGCCGTCGTCCTCGTCACGCCCCACGAGGAGTTCCTGACGCTCGATTGGGACGCCTTCGACGACCTGGTGATAATCGACGGGCGCGACGCTCTCGGCGAAACCGAGACGGGCCACCGCGTCTACACGATCGGAAGCGGGTGA